One window of Neisseria subflava genomic DNA carries:
- a CDS encoding tetratricopeptide repeat protein, producing the protein MKSKLSALVATTLLAACSTVPQHNEQAKALLDEGIALYQKQDYQHAMPYFEQAQQAGHMKAPRYLGLMYLNGEGITKNAKTAFTYFMQAAEEGDITGQYWLGHCYENGIGTAKDMTKAVHWYQESAKRGDHISQPAIDALNRLGIEKN; encoded by the coding sequence ATGAAGTCCAAACTATCCGCGCTCGTCGCTACAACCCTTCTCGCCGCCTGTTCCACCGTTCCGCAACATAATGAGCAGGCGAAAGCCCTGTTGGACGAAGGCATCGCCTTGTATCAAAAACAGGATTACCAACATGCAATGCCCTACTTTGAGCAAGCTCAACAGGCTGGGCATATGAAAGCGCCGCGTTATCTGGGGCTGATGTATCTGAACGGTGAAGGTATCACCAAGAATGCGAAAACCGCTTTTACCTACTTCATGCAAGCGGCAGAAGAGGGCGACATCACCGGGCAATACTGGCTCGGCCATTGCTACGAAAACGGCATCGGCACGGCAAAAGACATGACCAAAGCCGTACATTGGTATCAAGAGTCTGCTAAACGAGGCGACCATATTTCCCAGCCAGCTATTGATGCGTTGAACCGTTTAGGCATCGAAAAAAATTAA
- a CDS encoding pyrroline-5-carboxylate reductase — protein MKKTVTMIAASLLLAACNTTPNATEKAMTTQNMQNTAWDKQYGGADKSYDSRLLALREQIAPRFEVLTFKDPKTGKEMQYNLYIPKNLEPGRKYPLVMFIADASTAGKGVKAPLMQGYGGIIWATDEAQAKYPAFVLVPSYTKTAVNDKWETTEEVPMTLRLVKNLIAEKAIDTNRVYTTGQSMGGMISFYLNSIDPNFFAASMFVGSQWDINVLKPLEKAKFIYTVSAADPKASAGMAQVGKMLKQDKVSYAETEFSAKLPQTEQDAKVQQMLAQGKRINFIRFTPNTVIPENSTHKGAEHMYSFDYAYLLEPARDWLMNQKKGK, from the coding sequence ATGAAGAAAACCGTAACGATGATTGCTGCAAGCTTGTTACTTGCCGCTTGCAATACCACCCCAAATGCGACTGAAAAAGCAATGACGACTCAAAACATGCAAAATACAGCTTGGGACAAACAATACGGCGGCGCGGATAAATCCTACGATAGTCGCTTGCTTGCCTTGCGTGAACAAATTGCACCTCGTTTTGAAGTGTTAACGTTTAAAGATCCCAAAACAGGCAAAGAAATGCAGTACAACCTGTACATCCCGAAAAATCTTGAGCCAGGTCGCAAATATCCGTTAGTCATGTTTATCGCAGATGCCAGCACAGCAGGAAAAGGCGTAAAAGCCCCACTAATGCAAGGCTACGGCGGCATCATCTGGGCAACCGATGAAGCGCAGGCGAAATACCCAGCCTTTGTCCTTGTACCGTCTTACACCAAAACGGCAGTCAACGATAAATGGGAAACAACTGAAGAAGTCCCCATGACCTTACGCCTTGTCAAAAATCTGATCGCCGAAAAAGCGATTGATACCAATCGTGTTTATACCACGGGTCAATCCATGGGCGGTATGATTTCATTCTACCTAAATAGTATCGATCCTAACTTCTTTGCGGCTTCTATGTTTGTCGGCAGTCAATGGGATATCAATGTTTTAAAACCATTGGAGAAAGCGAAGTTTATTTATACCGTTTCGGCTGCCGATCCAAAAGCCTCTGCAGGCATGGCTCAAGTTGGAAAAATGCTGAAACAAGATAAAGTCAGCTACGCCGAAACTGAGTTCTCTGCCAAATTACCGCAGACCGAACAAGACGCAAAAGTCCAACAAATGCTTGCCCAAGGCAAACGTATTAACTTCATCCGTTTCACACCAAATACCGTAATTCCGGAAAACTCAACCCACAAAGGTGCAGAGCATATGTACTCATTTGATTACGCCTATTTACTCGAACCTGCCCGTGATTGGTTGATGAATCAGAAGAAAGGAAAATAA
- a CDS encoding glutathione S-transferase family protein: protein MLKLFTLPGEGKIRSSSPFAWKTEAMLRLSGLDFEKEYVADLSKMPKGKVPVLQDGEKLIPDSSLIQRYLTETYGIDLDKHLTPEQKAIAEAFRRMTEEHLYWMVVYNRFVDPLSKPFMMKAMFDGMPTEQAEAIFAVLQENAKKEMYGHGIGRHTQSDIYAFGKGDLDAISNYLGTKSYFFGEELTSVDVSIVPVVANLILTPIDTEIALYARTKANLVAYIERFDRAVFGE, encoded by the coding sequence ATGCTTAAATTATTTACTTTACCCGGTGAAGGTAAAATTCGCAGTTCATCACCTTTCGCTTGGAAAACTGAAGCGATGCTGCGTTTATCCGGCTTAGATTTCGAAAAAGAATATGTTGCCGATCTCAGCAAAATGCCTAAAGGCAAAGTTCCGGTATTGCAGGATGGCGAGAAGTTGATCCCTGATAGCTCTCTCATTCAGCGTTATCTAACCGAAACCTACGGCATTGATTTAGATAAACATTTAACGCCTGAACAAAAAGCGATTGCTGAAGCCTTTCGCCGTATGACAGAAGAACATTTATATTGGATGGTCGTATATAACCGTTTCGTCGATCCTCTCAGCAAACCATTTATGATGAAGGCAATGTTTGATGGCATGCCGACCGAACAAGCCGAAGCGATTTTTGCTGTGTTACAGGAAAACGCGAAAAAAGAAATGTACGGACATGGTATCGGAAGACACACGCAATCCGATATTTACGCCTTCGGAAAAGGAGATTTAGATGCCATTAGCAACTACTTAGGCACAAAATCCTACTTTTTCGGCGAAGAATTAACCTCCGTTGATGTGTCCATCGTGCCTGTTGTTGCAAACCTGATTCTTACCCCCATCGACACTGAAATTGCGCTATATGCAAGAACCAAAGCAAATTTAGTCGCCTATATTGAACGTTTCGATCGGGCAGTATTTGGAGAATAA